Proteins co-encoded in one Pelodiscus sinensis isolate JC-2024 unplaced genomic scaffold, ASM4963464v1 ctg44, whole genome shotgun sequence genomic window:
- the LOC142824870 gene encoding maestro heat-like repeat-containing protein family member 2B, with protein sequence MDKLTISGFIGCLKDYHHGKRAKTRSTLMLTYSKVAMHAPKEQLLSRVEADITENILHHYRTGCQDMDLKSTLIQNATEISCAVLKTGDSQAFEFSYKLELLDYMMDFIKKEPLDSLVSPVRYEAMFAIGQLW encoded by the exons ATGGACAAACTTACGATTTCTGGGTTTATTGGTTGCCTGAAG GACTACCATCATGGGAAAAGAGCCAAGACCCGCAGCACGCTGATGCTGACATACAGCAAAGTGGCTATGCATGCTCCAAAAGAGCAACTTCTGTCTCGGGTGGAGGCAGACATCACAGAGAACATCCTACACCATTATAGAACCGGTTGCCAA GACATGGACCTGAAATCAACCCTCATCCAGAATGCAACAGAGATTAGCTGTGCAGTTTTGAAGACTGGAGACTCCCAGGCATTTGAATTCTCTTACAAACTGGAGCTCCTTGATTACATGATG GACTTCATTAAAAAGGAACCATTGGATTCCCTGGTGTCTCCAGTTCGTTACGAGGCAATGTTTGCGATTGGACAACTGTGGTAG